From Vreelandella neptunia, the proteins below share one genomic window:
- a CDS encoding NAD(P)H-dependent oxidoreductase subunit E, giving the protein MTVQTVTPKRRFRGKPRGRDLDPSLLEGLRELLGDERQNATLRRRDLLIEHLHNIQDTRGHLLLADLRALAAYMNLPMATVYETATFYAHFDVVHDDQLPPPAVTIRVCDSLTCQLAGAEALKAQLEANVDIEQVRVLRAPCMGRCDTAPVVEVGHHHVPFATQAQIASVIEKGHFHPDPVDWQRLDDYRREGGMALLQACRDGSVTVEALMEAMQQANLRGLGGAGFPTFKKWYFVRQEAGPRYCAINADEGEPGTFKDRYYLERSPHQFLEGALVSAWAVDAEALYIYLRDEYPALHSVVREAIGELEAAGLVTPGYIVLRRGAGAYICGEESAMIESLEGKPGKPRHRPPFVAQKGLFDRPTLVNNVETVYWIPMIWQRGAEAFSSQGRHGRVGLRSFSVSGRVKRPGVYLAPAGITLSELVDEYCGGMADGHRLAAYLPGGASGGILPAAKANIPLDFDTLQEHGCFIGSAAVIVLSDQDDLRGVATNLLAFFADESCGQCTPCRVGTEKMLSLLERNEWDAGLMTQLSQVMIDASICGLGQAAPNPVLGLLKDFRGELAAQNVIVKG; this is encoded by the coding sequence ATGACCGTCCAGACCGTGACCCCCAAGCGCCGCTTTCGCGGCAAGCCCCGCGGCCGTGATCTCGATCCCAGTCTTCTTGAGGGGTTGCGTGAACTGCTGGGCGACGAACGACAGAACGCCACGCTGCGCCGCCGCGACCTACTCATTGAACATTTACACAACATTCAGGACACCCGAGGCCATCTACTGCTGGCGGATTTGCGAGCCCTGGCGGCTTACATGAACTTGCCCATGGCGACCGTCTACGAAACGGCCACTTTCTATGCCCACTTTGACGTCGTCCACGACGATCAGCTGCCGCCGCCGGCAGTGACCATTCGCGTTTGCGACTCCCTCACCTGCCAGTTGGCCGGTGCTGAGGCGCTTAAGGCACAGCTTGAAGCGAACGTGGATATCGAGCAGGTACGGGTGTTGAGGGCGCCCTGCATGGGGCGCTGCGACACGGCGCCGGTAGTCGAAGTAGGCCACCACCATGTGCCGTTCGCCACCCAGGCGCAGATCGCGTCGGTGATCGAAAAGGGCCACTTTCACCCGGATCCCGTCGACTGGCAGCGATTGGATGACTATCGCCGCGAGGGCGGTATGGCGTTGCTCCAGGCCTGTCGCGACGGCAGCGTTACAGTAGAAGCGTTGATGGAAGCGATGCAGCAGGCCAATCTGCGCGGCTTGGGGGGCGCGGGTTTCCCTACCTTCAAAAAATGGTATTTCGTGCGCCAGGAGGCCGGCCCCCGCTACTGCGCTATCAACGCCGACGAAGGCGAGCCCGGTACCTTCAAGGATCGCTATTACCTGGAGCGCTCACCGCACCAGTTTCTTGAAGGGGCCTTGGTCAGTGCCTGGGCGGTAGACGCCGAGGCGCTGTATATCTACCTACGCGATGAGTACCCAGCGTTACATAGCGTGGTGCGCGAGGCGATTGGCGAGCTTGAAGCCGCGGGCCTGGTGACGCCGGGTTACATCGTGCTGCGCCGCGGCGCGGGGGCTTATATCTGCGGCGAAGAGTCGGCGATGATCGAGTCCCTGGAAGGCAAGCCGGGCAAGCCCCGCCATCGTCCTCCGTTTGTGGCTCAGAAGGGGCTCTTTGACCGCCCAACGCTGGTCAATAACGTCGAGACCGTCTACTGGATCCCGATGATCTGGCAGCGCGGCGCTGAGGCTTTCTCCAGTCAGGGGCGCCACGGCCGCGTAGGGCTGCGCAGTTTCTCGGTGTCGGGCCGGGTTAAGCGCCCAGGCGTGTATTTAGCGCCTGCGGGGATTACGCTCAGCGAATTGGTTGACGAGTATTGTGGCGGCATGGCTGACGGCCACCGACTAGCGGCGTATCTGCCCGGCGGTGCCTCGGGTGGCATTCTGCCGGCGGCCAAGGCCAATATCCCCCTCGACTTTGACACCCTTCAGGAGCACGGCTGTTTTATCGGTTCCGCGGCGGTAATCGTACTCTCCGATCAGGACGATCTGCGCGGGGTCGCGACCAATCTGCTGGCGTTCTTCGCTGACGAGTCCTGTGGGCAATGCACACCCTGCCGGGTGGGCACGGAAAAAATGCTCTCCCTGCTTGAGCGCAACGAATGGGATGCTGGGCTGATGACGCAGCTTTCCCAGGTAATGATCGATGCCTCCATTTGCGGGCTCGGCCAGGCGGCGCCTAACCCGGTGCTGGGGCTGCTCAAGGATTTTCGCGGCGAACTTGCCGCCCAGAACGTCATCGTCAAGGGATAA
- a CDS encoding extracellular solute-binding protein encodes MKINISNRIVKTGVAALGVSALAVAVSAHAQQTLNIVSWGGAYSMSQHEAYDKPWMEKTGDEIVNIDRSGNALAGLRAQSQAGNVTWDLVDMLPADAMIACAEGLIEPLDHDELLADAPDGTPPSEDFVDGALGDCFVASIVYSNIVAFNSEMFPEDDQPSTIEDVFDLENYPGKRALLRKPINNMEWALIADGVDRDEVYAMLETEEGVQRAFAKLDTIKDEVIWWEEGAQPPQLLADQEVAFASAYNGRIFNAMVTEDQPFEIIWDAQVFELDGWVVPTGKLDKVKDYLHFATDTQRLADQAQYISYGPARKSSSELVSTHAETGIEMTPHMPTYGPNFATALQKDDLFWADYNDELTQRFNAWLSQ; translated from the coding sequence ATGAAAATCAACATCAGCAATCGCATTGTCAAGACAGGTGTCGCTGCCCTGGGGGTCTCGGCACTGGCCGTGGCGGTCAGCGCCCATGCCCAGCAGACGCTAAACATTGTGTCCTGGGGCGGTGCTTACAGCATGAGCCAGCACGAGGCCTACGATAAGCCGTGGATGGAGAAGACCGGCGACGAGATCGTCAATATCGACCGCAGCGGTAATGCCCTGGCCGGACTGCGCGCGCAATCCCAGGCCGGCAACGTGACCTGGGATCTGGTCGACATGCTTCCCGCCGATGCCATGATCGCCTGTGCCGAAGGCCTTATCGAGCCGCTCGACCATGATGAACTGCTGGCCGACGCGCCGGATGGCACGCCGCCCAGCGAGGACTTCGTCGACGGTGCCTTGGGTGACTGCTTCGTGGCCTCTATCGTCTATTCCAATATCGTCGCCTTCAACAGCGAGATGTTCCCCGAGGACGATCAGCCCAGCACCATCGAGGATGTCTTCGACCTGGAAAACTATCCCGGCAAGCGGGCCCTGCTGCGCAAGCCGATCAACAACATGGAATGGGCCTTGATCGCCGATGGCGTCGATCGTGATGAGGTCTACGCCATGCTTGAGACCGAAGAAGGCGTGCAGCGTGCCTTCGCCAAGCTGGATACCATCAAGGATGAAGTCATCTGGTGGGAAGAGGGTGCCCAACCGCCTCAGCTGCTAGCCGATCAGGAAGTCGCCTTTGCCTCTGCCTATAATGGCCGTATCTTCAATGCCATGGTCACCGAAGACCAGCCCTTTGAGATCATTTGGGATGCGCAGGTGTTCGAGCTGGATGGCTGGGTTGTGCCCACCGGCAAGCTCGACAAGGTGAAGGATTACCTGCATTTCGCCACCGATACCCAGCGCCTTGCTGATCAGGCCCAGTACATCTCCTATGGCCCGGCGCGCAAGTCTTCCTCTGAGCTGGTGTCCACCCATGCCGAAACCGGTATTGAGATGACGCCGCACATGCCGACCTACGGGCCGAACTTCGCAACGGCACTGCAGAAAGACGACCTGTTCTGGGCCGACTACAACGATGAGCTGACCCAGCGCTTCAACGCCTGGCTGTCCCAGTAA
- a CDS encoding BCCT family transporter, with the protein MKNNDDPVLSPGQDNTQILGLDFHNPVFPLSALAILLFIIYALVYPDAANTHLGLAKNWSIEHFDWLFMIAGNIFVVFCLVLICLPLGRIRLGGKDAKPEYSRTSWFAMLFAAGMGIGLMFWSVAEPVAYYTDWYGTPLNVPAGTPEGASAAMGATMFHWGLHPWAIYGVVALSLAFFSYNKGLPLTLRSAFYPILGERTRGWAGHIIDILAVLATIFGLATSLGFGATQAAGGLAYLFDVPNTIGTQLAIIVVVTVIALISVWRGIDGGVKLFSNINMVIAAVLLLFVVVAGPTLMILTGIGTTALDYVSHLLPLSNWIGREDDTWYHGWTVFYWAWWISWSPFVGMFIARVSRGRTVREFLIAVLLVPTVVTLVWMSAFGGTALFQAANGVGELANGIGDVSLAMFHMLEQLPLTSITSTLAIILVLVFFITSSDSGSLVIDNITAGGKTDAPKSQRVFWATLEGVIAGVLLYGGGSTALSALQAGAVATGLPFTLVLLLMCFSLYKGLHKEWQQINAVPKIAS; encoded by the coding sequence ATGAAAAACAATGACGACCCGGTTCTGTCGCCTGGACAGGACAATACCCAGATATTGGGGTTGGACTTTCATAACCCCGTTTTTCCGCTTTCCGCTCTAGCCATCTTACTGTTTATTATCTACGCGCTGGTCTATCCAGATGCTGCTAATACTCACCTAGGGCTTGCCAAAAACTGGTCGATCGAACACTTCGACTGGCTGTTTATGATTGCTGGCAATATTTTTGTGGTGTTTTGCCTTGTACTGATCTGCCTGCCACTCGGGCGGATTCGACTAGGCGGCAAAGATGCAAAGCCGGAATACTCGCGCACCTCCTGGTTTGCCATGCTGTTTGCGGCGGGCATGGGCATCGGTTTGATGTTCTGGAGCGTTGCTGAGCCCGTAGCCTACTACACCGACTGGTATGGAACGCCCTTGAATGTACCGGCTGGGACGCCGGAGGGCGCCAGCGCCGCCATGGGGGCGACGATGTTCCACTGGGGTCTGCACCCCTGGGCCATTTATGGCGTGGTGGCACTCTCGCTGGCCTTCTTTTCCTATAACAAGGGCTTGCCGCTGACGCTTCGCTCCGCTTTCTACCCCATCCTAGGCGAGCGAACGCGTGGCTGGGCAGGTCATATCATCGATATTCTTGCCGTACTGGCCACCATTTTTGGCTTGGCTACCTCACTCGGGTTTGGCGCTACCCAGGCAGCTGGCGGCCTCGCCTATCTGTTCGATGTCCCTAATACCATAGGTACCCAGCTGGCAATTATCGTGGTGGTCACGGTAATTGCGCTGATCTCGGTATGGCGGGGTATCGACGGTGGCGTTAAGCTGTTCTCGAATATCAACATGGTCATCGCGGCGGTGCTGCTGCTGTTTGTGGTTGTGGCGGGGCCGACCCTGATGATTCTGACGGGAATTGGCACCACGGCGCTGGACTACGTGAGCCACCTGCTGCCGCTGTCGAACTGGATTGGCCGCGAGGACGACACCTGGTACCACGGCTGGACCGTCTTCTATTGGGCTTGGTGGATCTCCTGGTCTCCGTTCGTCGGCATGTTCATTGCCCGCGTTTCCCGGGGACGCACGGTGCGTGAGTTCCTGATCGCGGTGCTGCTGGTACCCACAGTGGTCACTCTGGTGTGGATGAGCGCCTTTGGCGGCACGGCACTATTCCAGGCTGCAAACGGCGTAGGAGAACTGGCTAATGGCATTGGCGACGTTTCGCTTGCCATGTTCCATATGCTGGAACAGCTGCCCCTGACCAGCATCACGTCGACGCTGGCGATTATTCTGGTGCTGGTGTTCTTTATTACCTCGTCAGACTCCGGCTCGCTGGTCATCGACAACATCACCGCAGGTGGCAAGACCGATGCTCCCAAGAGCCAGCGGGTATTCTGGGCAACACTTGAAGGCGTGATTGCCGGCGTGCTGCTGTATGGCGGCGGAAGCACCGCACTTAGCGCACTGCAGGCGGGCGCAGTGGCTACGGGACTGCCCTTTACGTTGGTTCTCTTGCTGATGTGTTTCAGCCTCTATAAAGGGCTTCACAAGGAGTGGCAGCAGATCAACGCGGTGCCCAAAATCGCTAGCTAA
- a CDS encoding DMT family transporter codes for MQSSPYQRGLLMVVLGVVFLSFDGLLIRLARADGWTIVFWRGLLMFCVLGLLCWAGKRLATLSSNPFSSLASALLLGLISSLFVLAVMNANVANVVVILSTAPLFAALFSRIFLGEKVALRTLVAIAVCMFGMGLVFMGDGAMGMLVGNLYALAAAAAIGGNLTLLRRYPAIDPMTVIAGGGLLSAAVALPMASPLELDAQRYGVLALMGLVQMPLATVLINSATRYLPSTEVALFYLVETALGTLWVWWLLAETPTTSTLLGGGVVILVLVVHAWIGLRLERQRLRLYPGFTGQ; via the coding sequence ATGCAGTCAAGCCCTTACCAGCGCGGTCTGCTCATGGTGGTTCTGGGCGTCGTGTTTCTCAGCTTTGACGGTTTGCTAATACGTCTTGCGCGCGCCGACGGTTGGACCATCGTGTTCTGGCGCGGTTTATTGATGTTCTGCGTGCTGGGGCTTTTATGCTGGGCGGGCAAACGGTTGGCGACACTGAGCAGCAACCCGTTCTCCTCACTGGCCTCGGCGCTGCTGCTGGGCCTGATATCCAGCCTGTTTGTGCTGGCGGTCATGAACGCCAACGTGGCCAATGTGGTGGTAATCCTAAGTACAGCGCCGCTGTTTGCCGCGCTGTTTTCACGGATTTTCCTGGGCGAAAAAGTCGCGCTGCGAACCCTGGTGGCCATTGCTGTCTGCATGTTTGGAATGGGCCTAGTGTTCATGGGCGACGGGGCCATGGGAATGCTGGTAGGTAATCTTTATGCCTTGGCGGCCGCGGCAGCTATCGGCGGCAACCTGACCCTGCTGCGCCGCTATCCAGCGATTGATCCTATGACGGTGATTGCCGGTGGTGGGTTGCTCTCGGCGGCGGTTGCCCTGCCCATGGCCTCGCCGCTGGAGCTGGATGCCCAGCGTTATGGCGTACTGGCGCTGATGGGGCTGGTGCAGATGCCCTTAGCCACGGTGCTGATCAACAGCGCCACCCGCTACCTGCCGTCTACTGAGGTGGCGCTGTTTTATTTGGTCGAAACCGCATTGGGCACGCTGTGGGTGTGGTGGTTGTTAGCGGAGACACCCACGACCTCGACACTACTCGGTGGTGGTGTGGTTATCCTGGTGCTGGTAGTGCATGCCTGGATAGGCTTGCGTCTGGAAAGACAGCGCCTGCGGCTTTATCCGGGCTTTACCGGTCAATAG
- a CDS encoding ABC transporter ATP-binding protein: MNETLADAGEASAATTEEPSSFARFVNVQKSYDGVELVVKDFNLDIRKGEFVTLLGPSGSGKTTCLMMMAGFETPTHGEILLKDEPISGLPPHKRGIGMVFQNYALFPHMTVAENLAFPLEVRHLSKAEIKEKVANALAMVRLEEFGDRRPAQLSGGQQQRVALARALVFEPELVLMDEPLGALDKNLREEMQYEIKRIHARLGVTMIYVTHDQTEALTMSDRIAVFNDGIVQQLASPDELYERPENAFVAYFIGENNRLVGEVIERIGDNCKVRLDSGDTVIAKPVAVSGVGSRTTLSLRPERVSIMRNDAAEQFDNQFTATVQEVIYLGDHLRTRLSVCGNDEFILKTPNAQGFGVMRPGQHIQVGWSSSDCRALDA; this comes from the coding sequence ATGAACGAGACCCTTGCAGACGCTGGGGAGGCGAGTGCGGCAACCACGGAAGAGCCGTCGAGTTTTGCCCGCTTCGTCAATGTCCAGAAGAGCTATGACGGTGTCGAACTGGTCGTCAAGGACTTCAATCTTGATATCCGAAAGGGTGAATTCGTCACCCTGCTGGGGCCTTCGGGCTCCGGAAAGACCACCTGCCTGATGATGATGGCAGGCTTCGAAACCCCTACCCACGGCGAGATTCTGCTCAAAGACGAGCCGATCAGTGGCTTGCCGCCGCACAAGCGCGGCATTGGCATGGTCTTTCAAAACTATGCGCTGTTCCCGCACATGACGGTGGCCGAGAACCTTGCTTTCCCGCTCGAGGTGCGCCACCTCAGCAAGGCGGAGATCAAGGAAAAAGTCGCCAATGCACTGGCCATGGTGCGCCTTGAAGAGTTTGGTGACCGCCGCCCTGCGCAGCTCTCCGGCGGCCAGCAGCAGCGCGTGGCATTGGCCAGGGCGCTGGTGTTCGAGCCTGAGCTGGTGTTGATGGATGAGCCGCTGGGCGCGCTGGACAAGAATCTTCGCGAAGAGATGCAGTATGAGATCAAGCGCATTCACGCCCGCCTCGGGGTAACCATGATCTACGTCACCCACGACCAGACCGAGGCACTGACCATGTCCGACCGCATAGCGGTCTTCAACGACGGCATTGTGCAGCAGTTGGCCTCACCGGATGAACTCTACGAACGACCGGAAAATGCCTTCGTGGCGTATTTCATCGGCGAGAACAATCGGCTGGTTGGCGAGGTCATCGAGCGCATCGGCGATAATTGCAAGGTGCGACTCGACAGCGGCGACACCGTGATTGCTAAACCGGTGGCGGTGAGCGGCGTGGGCTCGCGGACGACGCTATCGCTGCGTCCCGAGCGGGTCAGCATTATGCGCAACGACGCCGCAGAGCAGTTCGACAACCAGTTCACCGCCACGGTGCAAGAGGTCATCTACCTTGGCGACCACCTGCGCACGCGCCTTTCGGTGTGCGGCAATGATGAATTTATTCTCAAAACGCCCAATGCCCAAGGGTTTGGCGTTATGCGTCCTGGCCAGCACATTCAGGTTGGCTGGTCGAGTTCCGATTGCCGCGCGCTGGATGCATGA
- the fdhA gene encoding formaldehyde dehydrogenase, glutathione-independent, whose amino-acid sequence MNAANRGVVYKGPGEVAVESIAYPELALGNRKCDHGVILKVVTTNICGSDQHMVRGRTTAPSGLVLGHEITGLVVECGRDVEFIQPGDLVSVPFNIACGRCRNCKEGRTGICLNVNPARPGAAYGYVDMGGWVGGQTEYVMVPYADFNLLKFPDADQAMEKIKDLTLLSDIFPTGFHGCVTAGVGPGSTVYIAGAGPVGLAAAVSAQLLGAACVIVGDMVEERLAQARSFGCETIDLTQDGDMADKIEVILGEREVDAFVDCVGFEAHACGCNHGKEAPATVLNSAMSLTRAGGQIGIPGLYVTEDPGAEDEAAKQGALSMRFGLGWAKSHSFHTGQCPVMKYHRPLMQAILFGKVNIADAVNVQMITLDQAPQGYADFDGGAAKKFVIDPHGSVA is encoded by the coding sequence ATGAATGCAGCCAACCGCGGAGTGGTCTACAAGGGGCCGGGAGAGGTCGCCGTTGAGTCCATTGCCTATCCTGAACTCGCCCTCGGCAATCGCAAATGCGATCACGGCGTGATTCTCAAGGTAGTTACCACTAACATCTGTGGCAGCGACCAGCATATGGTACGCGGCCGTACCACTGCACCATCGGGCCTGGTGCTTGGTCACGAAATCACCGGCCTGGTCGTCGAGTGCGGTCGCGACGTCGAGTTTATTCAACCCGGCGACCTGGTTTCTGTGCCGTTCAACATTGCCTGCGGTCGCTGCCGCAACTGTAAAGAAGGCCGCACCGGTATCTGCCTCAACGTCAATCCCGCCCGTCCTGGCGCCGCCTACGGCTACGTGGATATGGGCGGCTGGGTAGGCGGCCAGACCGAATATGTCATGGTTCCCTATGCCGACTTTAACCTGCTGAAGTTCCCGGATGCCGATCAGGCCATGGAGAAGATCAAAGATCTGACCCTGCTCTCCGATATCTTCCCCACGGGGTTCCACGGCTGCGTGACTGCCGGTGTTGGCCCCGGCAGCACTGTCTATATTGCCGGTGCTGGCCCCGTAGGTCTGGCGGCTGCGGTTTCCGCTCAGCTGCTGGGGGCGGCCTGTGTGATCGTCGGCGATATGGTCGAAGAGCGTCTGGCCCAGGCGCGCAGCTTTGGTTGTGAGACCATCGACCTGACCCAGGACGGCGATATGGCCGACAAGATCGAGGTGATCCTCGGCGAGCGTGAGGTCGATGCCTTTGTCGACTGCGTCGGCTTCGAAGCTCACGCCTGTGGCTGCAATCACGGTAAGGAAGCGCCTGCCACGGTGCTCAACTCGGCGATGTCGTTGACCCGCGCGGGCGGCCAGATTGGCATTCCGGGCCTCTATGTGACCGAAGACCCGGGTGCGGAGGACGAGGCCGCCAAGCAGGGTGCTCTGAGCATGCGCTTTGGTCTTGGTTGGGCCAAGTCTCACAGCTTCCATACTGGACAGTGTCCGGTGATGAAGTACCATCGTCCGTTGATGCAGGCAATCCTGTTTGGCAAGGTCAATATTGCCGATGCGGTGAATGTCCAGATGATTACTCTGGATCAGGCACCCCAGGGCTATGCCGACTTCGATGGCGGCGCTGCTAAGAAATTCGTCATTGACCCCCATGGCAGCGTGGCTTAA
- the fdhF gene encoding formate dehydrogenase subunit alpha, with amino-acid sequence MSEQNANNRFTLTLDGVEISAYPGESLWQVAKRAGETIPHLCFKDASGYRADGNCRACMVEIEGERALAASCLREAAPGMVVKSANSERAHTARKMVMEMLVVDQPEREASPDSSSHFWAMADQLAIDATAVRRKLPRREEREAPTVHHVASRADSMAQDSSHSAMRVNLDACIECNLCVRACREVQVNDVIGLAHRGAASKIVFDFDDPMGDSTCVACGECVQACPTGALMPATLVDQAGHGDSAVADRKVDSVCPYCGVGCQLTYHIKDDEILYVEGRDGPSNENRLCVKGRFGYDYPRHPSRLVTPLIRREGVAKGIDPDFDPAKPLTHFREASWDEALEAAASGLVNLKAAHGPDALAGFGSAKCSNEEAWLFQKLVRTGFGSNHVDHCTRLCHASSVAALMECIGSGSVTASFMQASQADVVILTGCNPAVNHPVAATFFKQAAKRGTKIVILDPRGQSLDAYAHLSVRFSPGADVALFNAILNVIISEELYDTAYIAEHTEGFEALKTHTVDMTPEAMSGLCGVEPETIREVARLYANAERAMIFWGMGISQHTHGTDNARCLISLALACGQTGRPGTGLHPLRGQNNVQGASDAGLIPMVMPDYQPVNDDQVRAAFEELWNTKLDPTPGLTVVEIMDAITAGTIRGMYIQGENPAMSDPDLAHARAALAKLEHLVVQDLFVTETAQFADVILPASAWPEKNGTVTNTNRQVQMGRAALPLPGQAKPDWWIIQEIAKRFGLDWNYQHPRDVFAEMKQGMASLDHISWERLEREQSVTYPCPAEDAPGHDVVFSEAFPTVSGRAKFAPTRPLPPDEPVDNDYPTVLTTGRQLEHWHTGSMTRRAKVLDDLEPEAVASLAPAEFIRLGIAPGDDLTIATRRGSITLKARTDPGMPEGMVFVPFCYGEAAANLLTNPALDPFGKIPEFKYAACRLSRSDVA; translated from the coding sequence ATGAGCGAACAGAACGCAAACAACCGCTTTACCCTGACGCTGGACGGCGTTGAAATCAGCGCTTACCCCGGTGAAAGCCTCTGGCAGGTAGCCAAGCGCGCCGGCGAGACCATTCCCCACCTGTGTTTCAAGGATGCCAGCGGCTACCGCGCCGACGGCAACTGCCGCGCCTGTATGGTGGAAATCGAGGGCGAGCGGGCGTTAGCCGCCAGCTGTCTGCGCGAAGCGGCCCCCGGTATGGTGGTCAAGAGCGCCAACTCCGAACGCGCGCACACCGCTCGCAAGATGGTCATGGAAATGCTGGTGGTCGATCAGCCCGAGCGGGAAGCGAGCCCCGACAGCTCAAGCCATTTCTGGGCCATGGCTGACCAGCTCGCCATTGATGCCACGGCGGTGCGCCGCAAGCTGCCCAGGCGCGAAGAGCGTGAGGCGCCCACCGTGCACCATGTGGCGTCCCGGGCGGATAGCATGGCGCAGGACAGCAGCCACTCGGCCATGCGCGTCAATCTTGACGCCTGCATCGAGTGCAACCTGTGTGTGCGCGCCTGTCGCGAAGTACAGGTTAACGACGTGATTGGCTTGGCTCACCGGGGGGCGGCGTCCAAGATCGTGTTTGATTTCGACGACCCTATGGGGGATAGCACCTGCGTGGCCTGTGGCGAGTGCGTTCAGGCCTGCCCCACCGGCGCCCTGATGCCCGCTACCCTGGTCGATCAGGCGGGCCACGGCGATTCTGCCGTCGCCGACCGTAAGGTCGACTCGGTATGCCCCTACTGCGGGGTTGGCTGTCAGCTCACCTACCATATCAAGGACGATGAGATCCTTTATGTGGAGGGCCGCGACGGCCCCTCTAACGAGAACCGGCTATGCGTTAAAGGCCGCTTCGGCTATGACTATCCGCGCCATCCATCCCGGCTTGTTACTCCGCTGATTCGTCGCGAGGGTGTCGCAAAAGGAATCGACCCGGACTTCGACCCAGCCAAGCCCTTGACGCATTTCCGCGAGGCGAGCTGGGACGAAGCCCTGGAGGCTGCCGCCAGCGGGCTTGTGAACCTTAAAGCGGCCCATGGCCCTGATGCCCTGGCGGGGTTCGGCAGCGCCAAGTGTTCCAACGAAGAGGCGTGGCTGTTCCAGAAGCTGGTGCGTACCGGCTTTGGCTCCAACCATGTGGATCACTGTACCCGCTTATGCCACGCAAGCTCCGTGGCGGCACTCATGGAGTGTATTGGTTCAGGCTCGGTAACCGCCTCCTTTATGCAGGCCAGCCAGGCCGACGTGGTGATTCTTACCGGCTGTAATCCCGCGGTAAACCATCCGGTGGCGGCCACCTTCTTTAAACAGGCCGCCAAACGCGGTACCAAGATAGTGATTCTCGACCCCCGTGGTCAGTCGCTGGATGCCTATGCCCACCTGAGCGTGCGCTTTTCACCCGGCGCCGATGTGGCGCTGTTTAATGCCATTCTCAATGTGATCATCAGCGAAGAGCTTTATGACACGGCCTATATCGCCGAGCATACCGAAGGCTTTGAGGCATTGAAGACGCATACTGTGGACATGACCCCCGAAGCGATGAGCGGCCTGTGCGGCGTTGAGCCCGAGACCATTCGCGAAGTGGCCAGGCTATATGCCAACGCCGAGCGGGCAATGATTTTCTGGGGCATGGGCATTTCCCAGCACACCCACGGTACCGATAACGCCCGCTGCCTGATCTCGCTGGCCTTGGCCTGCGGCCAGACCGGTCGCCCTGGCACCGGCCTGCACCCTTTGCGGGGGCAGAACAACGTTCAAGGGGCTTCTGATGCCGGCCTGATTCCCATGGTCATGCCCGACTACCAGCCGGTCAATGATGATCAGGTTCGTGCGGCGTTCGAAGAGCTGTGGAATACCAAACTGGATCCCACGCCGGGTCTCACCGTGGTGGAAATCATGGATGCCATCACCGCGGGCACCATTCGCGGCATGTATATCCAGGGCGAAAACCCGGCGATGTCCGACCCGGATCTGGCCCATGCCCGGGCCGCCCTGGCCAAGCTGGAACATCTGGTGGTGCAGGATCTGTTTGTCACGGAGACTGCCCAGTTTGCCGATGTCATCCTGCCTGCATCCGCCTGGCCTGAGAAAAACGGCACCGTCACCAACACCAATCGGCAAGTGCAGATGGGACGTGCGGCGTTGCCGCTACCGGGCCAGGCCAAGCCGGACTGGTGGATTATCCAGGAAATCGCCAAACGCTTTGGCCTGGACTGGAATTACCAGCATCCACGGGACGTCTTCGCCGAGATGAAACAAGGCATGGCCTCTCTCGACCATATTTCCTGGGAGCGTTTGGAGCGCGAGCAGTCGGTGACCTATCCCTGCCCAGCGGAGGACGCACCTGGGCACGACGTGGTCTTCAGCGAGGCCTTCCCAACCGTCAGTGGTCGTGCGAAGTTCGCGCCTACGCGCCCGCTGCCACCGGATGAGCCGGTAGATAACGACTATCCTACGGTGCTGACCACCGGTCGCCAGCTGGAGCACTGGCACACGGGTTCCATGACCCGCCGTGCCAAAGTGCTCGATGACCTGGAGCCGGAAGCCGTGGCGAGCCTGGCGCCCGCTGAGTTTATCCGACTGGGTATCGCCCCGGGCGATGATCTGACCATTGCCACCCGGCGAGGATCCATCACCCTCAAGGCGAGAACCGACCCGGGAATGCCCGAAGGCATGGTTTTCGTGCCCTTCTGTTACGGCGAAGCGGCGGCGAATCTACTCACCAATCCGGCGCTGGATCCGTTCGGGAAAATTCCCGAGTTCAAGTACGCCGCCTGCCGACTGAGCCGCTCGGACGTGGCCTGA